One part of the Pseudomonas sp. MYb118 genome encodes these proteins:
- a CDS encoding PaaI family thioesterase — MDIPAGYTESAFFKLLGCRLHSLDTGVAQVVLVLEPELRNRAGKLHGGALFSLVDIAMGLACSSSHGFDQQSATIECKINYIRAVSDGEVMCTARVIHPGRRTLVVEADVMQGDKLVAKAQGTFAVL, encoded by the coding sequence ATGGACATCCCTGCCGGGTACACCGAAAGCGCGTTTTTCAAGTTGCTGGGCTGTCGCTTGCACAGCCTGGACACCGGGGTGGCGCAAGTCGTCCTGGTGCTGGAACCCGAGCTGCGTAATCGCGCCGGCAAGCTGCACGGCGGGGCCCTGTTCAGCCTGGTGGACATTGCCATGGGGCTGGCCTGTTCCAGCAGCCACGGCTTTGACCAGCAGAGCGCGACCATCGAATGCAAGATCAACTACATCCGCGCCGTGTCCGACGGCGAGGTGATGTGCACGGCGCGGGTGATCCACCCGGGCCGGCGCACGCTGGTGGTCGAGGCCGACGTGATGCAGGGCGACAAACTCGTCGCAAAAGCACAAGGCACGTTCGCTGTCCTGTAG
- a CDS encoding Tex family protein, protein MDSINSRIAEELGVRPQQVEAAVALLDEGSTVPFIARYRKEVTGSLDDTQLRHLEERLRYLRELDERRISILASIQEQGKLTPQLERDIKLADTKTRLEDLYLPYKQKRRTKGQIALEAGLGELADGLFNDPTLAPDSEAARFVNAEKGVADVKAALEGAKYILMERFAEDASLLDKLRSYLKQEATLSARVIAGKEEEGAKFRDYFEHDEPLKSMPSHRALAIFRGRNEGILSSALKVGEELPGTLHPCEGMIGQHVGIQNQNRAADKWLGEVVRWTWKVKLYTHLETDLLGELRDGAETEAINVFAHNLHDLLLSAPAGPRATLGLDPGLRTGCKVAVVDATGKLLDHATVYPHVPHNKWDQTIAILAALCAKHSVDLIAIGNGTASRETDKLAIELIKKYPAMKMTKVMVSEAGASVYSASELAAKEFPDLDVSIRGAVSIARRLQDPLAELVKIDPKSIGVGQYQHDVSQLKLARGLDAVVEDCVNAVGVDVNTASVALLARISGLNATLAQNIVSHRDEHGAFKTRAALKKVARLGEKTFEQAAGFLRVMNGDNPLDSSAVHPEAYPLVQRIAAETDRDIRSLIGDAAFLKRLDPKKYTDETFGLPTVTDILQELEKPGRDPRPEFKTAEFQEGVEDLKDLQLGMILEGVVTNVTAFGAFVDIGVHQDGLVHISALSEKFIKDPREAVKAGDVVKVKVMEVDIPRKRVGLSMRMSDTPGEKIDGARGARPGSAPRQSQNNAPRKETTAAPANNAMASLFANAKQLKKR, encoded by the coding sequence ATGGACAGCATCAACAGCCGCATCGCCGAGGAACTCGGCGTACGCCCACAACAGGTCGAAGCGGCCGTCGCGCTACTCGATGAAGGTTCTACCGTTCCCTTCATCGCCCGTTACCGGAAAGAAGTGACCGGCAGTCTCGATGACACCCAGCTGCGTCACCTGGAAGAGCGCCTGCGCTACCTGCGAGAACTCGACGAACGGCGCATCAGCATCCTCGCCAGCATCCAGGAACAGGGCAAGCTGACCCCGCAACTGGAACGCGACATCAAGCTCGCCGACACCAAGACCCGTCTCGAAGACTTGTACCTGCCGTACAAGCAGAAGCGCCGCACCAAGGGCCAGATCGCCCTGGAAGCAGGCCTGGGCGAGCTGGCCGATGGCCTGTTCAACGACCCGACGCTCGCCCCGGACAGCGAAGCCGCGCGCTTCGTCAACGCCGAAAAAGGCGTGGCCGACGTCAAGGCCGCCCTCGAAGGCGCCAAATACATCCTCATGGAACGCTTCGCCGAAGACGCCAGCCTGCTGGACAAGCTGCGCAGTTACCTCAAGCAGGAAGCCACCCTCAGTGCCCGCGTGATTGCCGGCAAGGAAGAGGAAGGCGCCAAGTTCCGCGACTACTTCGAGCACGACGAACCGCTCAAGAGCATGCCGTCGCACCGCGCCCTGGCGATTTTCCGTGGCCGCAACGAAGGCATTCTCAGCTCCGCGCTGAAAGTCGGCGAAGAACTGCCCGGCACCCTGCACCCATGCGAAGGCATGATCGGCCAGCACGTCGGCATCCAGAACCAGAACCGTGCCGCCGACAAATGGCTGGGTGAAGTGGTGCGCTGGACCTGGAAGGTCAAGCTCTACACGCACCTGGAAACCGACCTGCTCGGCGAGCTGCGCGATGGCGCGGAAACCGAAGCGATCAACGTGTTCGCCCACAACCTGCACGACCTGCTGCTGTCGGCCCCGGCCGGCCCGCGCGCAACCCTGGGCCTCGACCCTGGCCTGCGCACCGGTTGCAAGGTCGCCGTGGTGGATGCCACCGGCAAGCTGCTGGATCACGCTACCGTTTACCCGCACGTGCCGCACAACAAGTGGGACCAGACCATCGCGATCCTGGCGGCCCTGTGCGCCAAACATTCGGTGGACCTGATCGCCATCGGCAACGGCACCGCCAGCCGCGAAACCGACAAGCTGGCCATCGAGCTGATCAAAAAATACCCAGCCATGAAAATGACCAAGGTCATGGTGTCCGAAGCCGGCGCATCGGTGTACTCGGCATCGGAACTGGCGGCCAAGGAATTCCCGGACCTCGACGTGTCGATCCGTGGCGCGGTGTCGATTGCCCGTCGCCTGCAGGACCCGCTGGCGGAACTGGTGAAAATCGACCCGAAATCCATTGGTGTCGGCCAGTACCAGCATGACGTGTCGCAGCTGAAACTGGCGCGCGGCCTGGACGCCGTGGTCGAAGACTGTGTGAACGCCGTAGGTGTGGATGTGAACACCGCGTCCGTTGCGCTGCTGGCACGTATCTCCGGCCTCAACGCCACCCTGGCGCAGAACATCGTCAGCCACCGCGACGAACACGGTGCGTTCAAGACCCGCGCCGCGCTGAAGAAAGTCGCCCGCCTGGGTGAAAAAACCTTCGAACAGGCCGCCGGCTTCCTGCGCGTGATGAACGGTGACAACCCGCTGGATTCTTCGGCGGTCCACCCGGAAGCCTACCCGCTGGTGCAACGCATCGCCGCTGAAACCGACCGCGACATCCGCTCGCTGATCGGCGACGCCGCCTTCCTCAAGCGCCTGGACCCGAAAAAGTACACCGATGAAACCTTCGGCCTGCCGACCGTCACCGACATCCTGCAAGAGCTGGAAAAACCCGGTCGCGACCCGCGTCCGGAGTTCAAGACGGCCGAGTTCCAGGAAGGCGTCGAAGACCTCAAGGACCTGCAATTGGGCATGATCCTCGAAGGTGTGGTGACCAACGTGACGGCCTTCGGTGCCTTCGTCGACATCGGCGTGCATCAGGACGGTCTGGTGCACATCTCTGCGCTTTCGGAGAAGTTCATCAAGGATCCGCGTGAAGCGGTGAAAGCCGGTGACGTGGTGAAAGTGAAGGTCATGGAAGTCGACATTCCGCGCAAGCGCGTAGGCCTGTCGATGCGCATGAGCGACACCCCTGGCGAGAAAATCGACGGTGCCCGTGGCGCGCGTCCAGGCTCGGCACCGCGCCAGTCGCAGAACAATGCACCGCGCAAGGAAACCACGGCAGCTCCGGCCAATAACGCCATGGCTTCGCTGTTCGCCAACGCCAAGCAATTGAAGAAACGTTGA
- the ompR gene encoding two-component system response regulator OmpR: MSSTANIAEGEKILIVDDDPGLSSLLERFFVSKGYRARAVPNTEQMDRLLAREVFNLVVLDLMLPGEDGLTACRRLRSANNQIPIIMLTAKGDELSRIKGLELGADDYLAKPFNPDELMARVKAVLRRQSAPVPGAPGSEEESVTFGDYELSLATRELKRGAEVHMLTTGEFAVLKALVMNARQPLTRDKLMNLARGREWDALERSIDVQISRLRRMIEPDPSKPRYIQTVWGVGYVFVPDGAATK, encoded by the coding sequence ATGAGCAGCACTGCAAACATTGCTGAAGGCGAAAAAATTCTTATCGTTGACGACGATCCGGGGCTCAGCAGCCTGCTGGAACGCTTTTTCGTCAGTAAGGGCTACCGCGCCCGCGCCGTTCCGAACACCGAACAGATGGACCGCCTGCTGGCGCGTGAAGTGTTCAACCTGGTCGTCCTCGACCTGATGCTGCCCGGTGAAGACGGCCTGACCGCCTGCCGCCGCCTGCGCAGCGCGAACAATCAGATTCCGATCATCATGCTGACCGCCAAGGGCGACGAGCTGAGCCGTATCAAGGGCCTGGAACTGGGCGCCGACGATTACCTGGCCAAGCCGTTCAACCCGGACGAGCTGATGGCCCGCGTCAAGGCCGTCCTGCGTCGCCAGTCGGCGCCGGTGCCGGGCGCCCCGGGCAGCGAAGAAGAAAGCGTGACCTTCGGGGACTACGAACTGTCCTTGGCCACCCGTGAACTCAAGCGCGGCGCCGAAGTGCACATGCTCACCACCGGCGAATTCGCGGTGCTCAAGGCGTTGGTGATGAACGCGCGTCAGCCATTGACCCGCGACAAGCTGATGAACCTGGCCCGTGGCCGTGAGTGGGATGCGCTGGAGCGTTCCATCGACGTGCAGATTTCCCGTCTGCGCCGGATGATCGAGCCTGATCCATCCAAGCCGCGTTACATCCAGACCGTCTGGGGTGTGGGTTACGTGTTCGTTCCGGATGGCGCCGCCACCAAGTGA
- a CDS encoding ATP-binding protein, with product MKTPVWFPQSFFSRTLWLVLIVVLFSKALTLVYLLMNEDVLVDRQYSHGVALTLRAYWAADENNRDKIAEAATLIRVTGAGVPEGEQHWPYSEIYQRQMQAELGADTEVRLRMHSPPALWVRAPSLGDAWLKVPLYPHPLRGQKIWNVLGWFLAIGLLSTASAWIFVSQLNQPLKRLVYAARQLGQGRSVRLPISDTPSEMTEVYRAFNQMAEDVEQAGRERELMLAGVSHDLRTPLTRLRLSLELMGDRTDLTDDMVRDIEDMDAILDQFLAFIRDGRDESVEEVDLTDLVREVAAPYNQNEEKVRLRLEPIQPFPLRRVSMKRLLNNLIGNALHHAGSGVEVAAHVSGDVNAPYVVLSVMDRGAGIDPSELEAIFNPFTRGDRARGGKGTGLGLAIVKRIASMHGGNVELRNRSGGGLEARVRLPLGLMLPRDAV from the coding sequence ATGAAAACCCCTGTGTGGTTCCCCCAGAGTTTCTTCTCCCGCACCCTGTGGCTGGTGCTGATCGTCGTCCTGTTTTCCAAGGCGCTGACCCTGGTTTATCTGCTGATGAACGAGGACGTGCTGGTGGACCGCCAATACAGCCACGGTGTCGCCCTGACCCTGCGCGCCTATTGGGCGGCCGACGAAAACAATCGCGACAAAATCGCCGAGGCCGCGACCCTGATCCGGGTCACGGGCGCCGGTGTGCCGGAAGGCGAGCAACACTGGCCCTACAGCGAGATCTATCAGCGCCAGATGCAGGCCGAACTGGGCGCCGACACCGAGGTGCGCTTGCGCATGCACTCGCCGCCAGCCCTGTGGGTGCGGGCGCCAAGCCTGGGTGACGCCTGGCTGAAAGTGCCGCTGTACCCGCATCCGTTGCGCGGCCAGAAAATCTGGAACGTGCTTGGCTGGTTCCTGGCCATTGGCCTTTTGTCGACGGCATCGGCATGGATTTTCGTCAGCCAGCTCAACCAACCGCTCAAGCGCCTGGTCTACGCCGCCCGACAACTGGGCCAGGGCCGCAGCGTGCGCCTGCCGATCAGCGACACGCCCAGCGAGATGACCGAGGTGTATCGCGCCTTCAACCAGATGGCTGAGGACGTCGAACAGGCAGGGCGCGAGCGCGAGCTGATGCTGGCGGGGGTCTCCCATGACTTGCGCACCCCGCTGACTCGCTTGCGCCTGTCGCTTGAATTGATGGGCGACCGCACCGACCTGACCGACGACATGGTCCGCGATATCGAGGATATGGACGCGATTCTCGACCAGTTCCTGGCGTTCATCCGCGATGGCCGCGACGAGTCGGTCGAAGAAGTCGACCTGACCGACCTGGTGCGCGAAGTCGCAGCACCCTACAACCAGAACGAAGAGAAAGTCCGGCTGCGCCTGGAACCGATCCAGCCGTTTCCGTTGCGTCGGGTGTCGATGAAGCGCCTGCTGAACAACTTGATTGGCAACGCGCTGCATCACGCCGGCAGCGGCGTGGAAGTGGCGGCGCATGTGTCCGGGGACGTGAATGCGCCCTATGTAGTGCTGAGCGTGATGGACCGTGGTGCCGGTATCGACCCGTCGGAGCTGGAGGCGATCTTCAACCCGTTCACCCGCGGTGATCGTGCCCGGGGCGGGAAGGGCACGGGCCTGGGGCTGGCGATCGTCAAGCGGATCGCTTCGATGCATGGCGGCAACGTCGAACTGCGCAACCGCTCCGGTGGCGGGCTGGAAGCGCGGGTGCGGTTGCCGTTGGGGTTGATGTTGCCCAGGGATGCGGTTTAA
- the rimK gene encoding 30S ribosomal protein S6--L-glutamate ligase: MKIAVLSRNPRLYSTRRLVEAGTERGHEMVVIDTLRAYMNIASHKPQIHYRGKPLEGFDAVIPRIGASVTFYGCAVLRQFEMMGVFPLNESVAIARSRDKLRSLQLLSRRGIGLPVTGFAHSPDDIPDLIDMVNGAPLVIKVLEGTQGIGVVLCETATAAESVIEAFMGLKQNIMVQEYIKEAGGADIRCFVVGDKVIAAMKRQAKPGEFRSNLHRGGSASLIKITPEERMTALRAAKVMGLTVAGVDILRSNHGPLVMEVNSSPGLEGIETTTGKNVAGIIIEHLEKNGGPNMTRTKGKG, from the coding sequence ATGAAGATCGCTGTGCTGTCGCGGAACCCGCGTCTGTATTCCACTCGTAGACTGGTTGAAGCCGGTACCGAGCGAGGGCATGAAATGGTGGTGATCGACACCCTGCGCGCCTATATGAACATTGCCAGCCACAAGCCGCAGATCCATTACCGTGGCAAGCCGCTGGAAGGTTTCGACGCGGTGATCCCACGGATCGGCGCATCGGTGACGTTCTACGGCTGCGCCGTGCTGCGCCAGTTCGAAATGATGGGGGTGTTCCCGCTCAACGAGTCGGTGGCCATCGCCCGCTCACGGGACAAGCTGCGTTCATTGCAATTGCTGTCGCGCCGGGGTATCGGCTTGCCGGTCACCGGGTTCGCCCACTCACCGGATGACATTCCCGACCTGATCGACATGGTCAACGGCGCGCCGCTGGTGATCAAGGTGCTGGAAGGTACCCAGGGTATCGGCGTGGTGCTGTGTGAAACGGCGACCGCAGCGGAATCGGTGATCGAGGCGTTCATGGGCCTCAAGCAGAACATCATGGTTCAGGAGTACATCAAGGAGGCCGGCGGCGCCGACATCCGCTGCTTCGTGGTCGGCGACAAGGTGATCGCGGCGATGAAGCGCCAGGCCAAGCCGGGGGAGTTCCGCTCCAACCTGCACCGCGGCGGCAGCGCCAGCCTGATCAAGATCACGCCGGAGGAACGCATGACCGCGCTGCGTGCGGCGAAGGTGATGGGGCTGACGGTGGCGGGGGTGGATATCCTGCGCTCCAACCACGGGCCGCTGGTGATGGAGGTGAACTCGTCACCGGGGCTGGAAGGGATCGAGACCACCACCGGGAAGAATGTGGCGGGGATCATCATCGAGCATCTGGAGAAGAATGGTGGGCCGAATATGACTCGGACCAAGGGGAAGGGTTAG
- a CDS encoding ATP-dependent zinc protease, producing the protein MTVVGLREWVALPDLGVAGLRAKIDTGASTSSLHATDIEPFERDGESWVRFTAHLGTVVQLRHRRCEAPLVTMKTIKSSNGHAQKRYVVSTTLALGDRVWRVEFTLACRKSMRYRLLLGSKALVDGQLVVSPGVKYVQDKPVFPVSTSSTGVA; encoded by the coding sequence TTGACCGTCGTCGGTCTGCGCGAGTGGGTGGCGCTCCCGGATTTGGGAGTCGCAGGCCTGCGCGCGAAAATCGACACCGGGGCCAGCACTTCCAGCCTGCACGCCACCGATATCGAGCCGTTCGAGCGCGACGGTGAAAGCTGGGTGCGCTTCACCGCGCACCTGGGCACGGTGGTGCAATTGCGTCACCGGCGTTGCGAAGCGCCTCTGGTAACGATGAAAACCATCAAGAGCTCCAACGGCCATGCGCAGAAGCGTTACGTGGTCAGCACTACCCTGGCTTTGGGCGATCGGGTCTGGCGTGTCGAGTTCACCCTCGCCTGCCGCAAGTCCATGCGTTATCGCCTGCTACTGGGTTCCAAAGCCCTGGTCGACGGCCAGTTGGTGGTCAGTCCGGGCGTCAAATATGTACAAGACAAGCCGGTGTTCCCGGTATCTACCTCCTCCACAGGTGTTGCATGA
- a CDS encoding EAL domain-containing protein: MTLFPSSLTSSQGGCRGCQQSEPLDFDFAFAYQPIVDLRDQSIFAHEALVRGAAGEGAMTVLEQVTDANRYRFDQLCRTRAIEGADRLNMSTHLSINFMPNAVYRPELCIRSTLETAKKHNFPLDRLIFETLENEHVDNYRHLTNILREYREFGFKTAIDDFGAGHSGLNLLADFQPDLIKLDMALIRDVDRDRVRQVIVRGIVTICAELNVTVIAEGIESAGERDFLADCGIYLMQGYWFARPAFKALAQVSPEAWKR; this comes from the coding sequence GTGACCCTATTTCCATCTTCTTTGACATCGTCCCAGGGCGGCTGCCGGGGCTGCCAGCAAAGCGAGCCGCTGGACTTCGACTTCGCCTTTGCCTATCAACCGATCGTCGACCTCAGGGACCAGTCGATCTTCGCTCATGAAGCGCTGGTGCGCGGCGCTGCCGGGGAAGGCGCGATGACCGTTCTCGAACAGGTCACAGACGCGAACCGCTACCGCTTCGACCAACTCTGCCGGACACGCGCCATAGAAGGTGCAGATCGTCTCAACATGTCGACACACTTGTCGATCAACTTCATGCCCAATGCCGTGTACCGTCCTGAACTGTGCATTCGCAGTACCCTGGAAACGGCGAAAAAACACAACTTCCCCCTCGACCGGCTGATTTTTGAAACCCTTGAAAATGAGCACGTAGATAACTATCGCCATTTGACTAATATTCTGCGTGAATACCGCGAATTCGGCTTCAAGACCGCCATCGACGATTTTGGCGCGGGCCATTCGGGGCTCAATCTGCTGGCGGATTTCCAGCCGGACCTGATCAAGCTCGATATGGCGTTGATCCGCGATGTCGACCGCGACCGCGTCCGTCAGGTGATCGTCCGGGGGATTGTCACAATCTGTGCGGAGTTGAACGTTACAGTCATTGCAGAAGGCATCGAAAGCGCCGGGGAACGTGACTTCCTGGCGGACTGTGGAATTTACCTGATGCAGGGCTACTGGTTCGCCAGGCCTGCATTCAAAGCATTGGCTCAGGTATCGCCTGAAGCCTGGAAGCGTTAA
- a CDS encoding RNA-binding S4 domain-containing protein, whose protein sequence is MAQKSEEDDKVRLDKWLWAARFYKTRALAKAAIESGKVHWRGERCKPGKEPRVGDEFEIRTGFDERTIVVQALSIVRRGAPEAQTLYTETEASIAKREAAAALRKAGALGVSTDGKPSKKQRRDLFKFRGSSGGE, encoded by the coding sequence GTGGCACAAAAAAGCGAAGAGGACGACAAGGTCCGTCTCGATAAATGGTTGTGGGCTGCACGATTTTACAAAACCCGCGCACTGGCCAAGGCCGCGATAGAAAGCGGCAAGGTGCATTGGCGGGGCGAGCGCTGCAAGCCGGGCAAGGAGCCGCGGGTGGGTGACGAGTTCGAGATTCGCACCGGTTTCGATGAGCGCACGATTGTGGTTCAGGCGCTGTCGATCGTACGCCGTGGCGCACCGGAGGCGCAGACGCTCTACACCGAAACCGAAGCCAGCATCGCCAAGCGCGAAGCGGCGGCCGCCCTGCGCAAGGCGGGAGCGCTGGGGGTGAGCACTGATGGCAAGCCGAGCAAGAAGCAGCGGCGCGATCTGTTCAAGTTTCGTGGGAGCAGTGGGGGCGAGTGA
- a CDS encoding phosphatase PAP2 family protein produces MNNPGLFQARWNLRRLAFCNLVPVALLAFWLWPTGQMLCVLFDEWLFHLLNAPLATNPIWLHVWAIASLRPFDAVVGVILLTLLITGGWVFKASDVRRAFFGFFSVLLLLLFIRMLFSKLTGYMGWQHSSPSMMIDGAVRMSDYFPGLEARWELKDRSTQSFPGDHASVLLIWALFMTVFSRTAWQTLVIWALALLFMMPRLVAGAHWGQDDYIGGVLMAVWALGWGYYTPFAYHGSEFFLKVTAPVFGLLEKLPVVSRMSVVRSV; encoded by the coding sequence ATGAACAATCCGGGTTTGTTCCAAGCAAGGTGGAACTTGCGCCGGTTGGCGTTCTGCAATCTGGTACCAGTAGCACTACTGGCCTTCTGGTTATGGCCTACGGGCCAGATGTTGTGTGTGCTTTTCGACGAGTGGCTGTTTCACCTGCTCAACGCGCCACTGGCGACTAACCCGATATGGCTCCACGTGTGGGCAATTGCAAGTCTGCGACCCTTCGACGCAGTGGTCGGGGTGATTCTGCTGACGCTGTTGATCACCGGCGGCTGGGTCTTCAAGGCCTCTGACGTACGCCGGGCATTCTTCGGATTCTTTTCCGTCCTGTTATTGCTGCTGTTCATCCGCATGCTGTTTTCCAAGCTGACCGGCTACATGGGCTGGCAGCACAGCAGCCCGTCGATGATGATCGACGGCGCCGTGCGCATGAGCGACTACTTCCCTGGGCTCGAGGCACGCTGGGAGTTGAAAGACCGTTCGACCCAGAGCTTTCCGGGTGACCATGCGTCAGTGCTGCTGATCTGGGCGTTGTTCATGACCGTCTTCAGCCGCACCGCCTGGCAGACCCTCGTGATCTGGGCCCTGGCGCTGCTGTTCATGATGCCGCGCCTGGTGGCCGGCGCGCATTGGGGGCAGGACGATTACATCGGCGGTGTGTTGATGGCGGTGTGGGCGCTGGGTTGGGGTTACTACACGCCGTTTGCCTATCACGGGTCGGAGTTTTTCCTGAAGGTCACGGCGCCGGTGTTCGGGCTGTTGGAGAAATTGCCGGTGGTGTCGCGGATGAGTGTGGTGCGTAGCGTCTGA
- the hslO gene encoding Hsp33 family molecular chaperone HslO produces MTDLPDTDYTQRFIFDDSDTRGELVSLERSYAEVLAKHAYPDPVAQLLGELMAAASLLVGALKFDGLLILQARSDGPIPLLMIECSSEREIRGLARYEADQIAPDATLADLMPGGVLALTIDPRQGQRYQGIVDLDGETLSECFTNYFVMSQQVGTRFWLYADGRHARGLLLQQLPADRLKDEEERAANWQHLTALASTLTADELLSLDNETVLHRLYHEEQVRLFDAQRLRFRCSCSRERSANALVSLGLEDAQDLVVEHGGNIEVDCQFCNQRYLFDAADVAQLFAGAGVETPSDTRH; encoded by the coding sequence ATGACCGATCTACCGGATACCGACTACACCCAACGCTTCATCTTCGATGACAGCGACACCCGCGGCGAACTGGTTTCGTTGGAGCGCAGCTACGCCGAAGTCCTCGCCAAGCACGCCTATCCGGATCCGGTCGCGCAACTGCTCGGCGAATTGATGGCGGCAGCATCGTTGCTGGTCGGTGCCCTGAAGTTCGACGGCCTGCTGATTCTCCAGGCCCGCTCCGATGGCCCGATCCCGTTGCTGATGATCGAGTGCTCCAGCGAGCGTGAAATCCGTGGCCTGGCCCGTTATGAGGCGGACCAGATCGCCCCCGACGCGACCCTCGCCGACCTGATGCCGGGCGGCGTCCTCGCGCTGACCATCGACCCTCGCCAGGGCCAGCGTTATCAGGGCATCGTCGATCTCGATGGCGAGACCTTGTCCGAGTGCTTCACCAATTACTTCGTGATGTCCCAACAGGTCGGCACCCGTTTCTGGCTGTATGCCGATGGCCGTCACGCGCGTGGTCTGCTGCTGCAACAGCTGCCTGCGGACCGACTGAAAGACGAAGAAGAGCGCGCGGCCAACTGGCAGCACCTCACGGCATTGGCCAGCACCCTGACCGCCGATGAGTTGCTCAGCCTGGACAACGAAACCGTGCTTCATCGTCTGTACCACGAAGAGCAGGTTCGCCTGTTCGATGCGCAGCGTTTGCGCTTCCGTTGCAGTTGCTCTCGCGAACGATCGGCCAATGCACTGGTCAGTTTGGGTCTGGAAGATGCCCAGGACCTGGTTGTCGAACACGGCGGCAACATCGAAGTCGATTGCCAGTTCTGCAACCAGCGCTACCTGTTCGATGCTGCCGATGTTGCTCAATTATTCGCCGGTGCGGGTGTCGAGACGCCGTCAGATACCCGTCACTAA